The genomic stretch CATTTCTGCAATATCACCTGTATGCATCCAATTTTCTGCATTAATCACTTCATTGGTTTTTTCAGTATCTTCCCAATAGCCCTGCATGACCGAATAACCACGCACACACAGTTCACCCAACTGCCCATATGGAATCACTTCACCCTGCTCATTAATAATTTTAATTTCAAGATGTGGATGTACACGCCCAACACTATTGACTCGTGCTTCTAATGAGTCGTGAATTGAAGTTTGTGTACAGGTTGGAGACAGTTCCGTCATTCCATAACAGATAGTCACTTCCTTCATATGCATGCGATCAATCACCCGCTGCATCACTTCACGCGGGCATAAGCTTCCCCCCATCACGCCCGTGCGTAAGCTGCTTAAATCAAACTGTTCAAATTGTGGATGTTCTAAAATGGCAATAAACATGGTTGGTACACCATAAAGCGCTGTACATTTTTCCTGTTCTACAGTGTTGAGTACCGCTAAGGGATCAAAGCCTGTAGATGGATAAACCATAGCCGCACCATGGGTCATACAGGCCAAGTTTCCGACCACCATGGCAAAACAATGAAATAATGGCACGGTAATACAGACCCGATCTTGGGCATGGAGATGCATTGTTTTACCTGAAAAATAACCATTATTTAAAATATTATGATGGGTGAGCATGGTGGCTTTCGGACTGCCCGTAGTACCCGAGGTAAACTGAATATTAATCACCTCGTCTGACTGTAGTTTTGCTGCAATGGCTTGGAGTTGCTGTAGTTGTGCGGTTGTTGGCGAACCGATTAAATCTGAAAAGCGATGTATTGCAGGATGTGGAACATCATCCATTTTAATCACAAACTTGAGATGTGGCAGGCGTTGTAAGCTCAGCTGTTTATTTTCAGTTTGTCCGATCGTTGTATTTAATTCAGGTGCAAGCTGAGTCAAAACGGCTTGGTAGTCCATACTTTTAAAGCTTGGTGCAATCACAATCCCCTTACACGATACTTTATTTAAGACATATTCGAGTTCTGAACGTTTATAGGCTGGATTGAGATTGACTAAAATAATCCCAACTTTAGCGGCTGCAAACTGAGTAATCGTCCACTCCACACAATTAAAAGACCAAATCGCCAAGCGGTCTCCTTTTTCAAAGCCCAGTGCGATTAAGCTACAGGCAAAGGCATCGACCTGTTGCTGTAATTCAGCATAACTTAAACGAATATTCTGATGCACACTGATGACCGCAGCTTGATCTGCATATTGCTGACAAGCCTGATCGAATTTTTCACCGATGCTCATTCCTAAAAGTGCTTGATCGTTTAGACCCGTGGCATAACTTAAACCTAATTGTGTCATTGAATCATACTCCTTGATTCTTTTTGGCATGCTGCTGATCTCACTTAAAATATTGCAATCACAAAGGCTGTCTTTCTCTGTTCTCTAATTAATTGTTGTACTTAAATTATTGTTCTTAGATATTTTTTCGATGTTCATTTAACTTTTGCAATATTAATACATGAGGGCTTTATTACATTTGTTGGTTTTGCTCAATCTAATCCTTGATGGTCACGCGACCACTGAGCAATTATCGCGTTGTTATATATTTAAGGCTTGGGGTAAATGAAAGCAAGTATATTTAAGGCATTAAATTTACTTAAGTATTATTAGGTTATTGCTCATTCCACTGCTGCGCGGTGGAACGAGCAAATCAATACATACCTCACCTTTACGCAGCAGTGCTGCTCATCTCCTCAAGAAGAGAGGGAATAAATACCTCTCCCTTGCCCTCTCCTCAAGAAGAGAGGGAATAAAGGTACTCTTCAACTGAACTCGTTAATCAGATTCAGTTCATCACACATAAATTCCCGCAATTTAAACTTCTGTGCTTTACCCGATGCGGTCATTGGGAACTCATCAAAAAAGCGCACGTATTTAGGGACTTTATTATGCGAAATATGCGCTGCACAGTATTTACGAATTGAATCGATGTCTGTCTGATGATGTTCATGCAAAATAATACAGGCGCAAAGTTCTTCACCATAACGTGCGTCAGGTATACCAACCACTTGCACATCACTGATATCAGGATGGGTATATAGAAAATCTTCAATTTCTTTAGGAAATAGATTTTCTCCACCTCGAATAACCACATCTTTAATCCGACCTTTGATCTTAATAAAGCCCTGATCATCCATTTCAGCGATATCGCCAGTGTGCATCCATTTCGTATTATCAATCACTTCCGTGGTTTTTTCTTCATCATCCCAATAGCCCTGCATGACGGAATAACCGCGTACACAGAGTTCACCCAGTTGATTACGCGGCACGATTTTATCTTGCTCATCAACAATTTTAATTTCAAGGTGCGGATGGACGCGACCAACCGTTGCCACACGGCATTCCAGTGAATCAAAAGTTGAACTTTGCACACTAACTGGAGCCGTTTCGGTCATGCCATAGCAAATGGTGATGTCTTTCATATGCATGCGATCAATCACGCGTTGCATAATTTCGCGTGGACACGGACTGCCCGCCATAATACCGGTGCGTAAACTACTCAAATCAAACTGATCGAATTGTTCATGCTCTAAAATACCGATAAACATGGTAGGCACACCATACGCCGCCGTGCATTTTTCTTGTTGAATGGCTTTTAAGCTTTCCAGTGGATTAAATACTGCAGACGGATAAATCATTGCTGATCCGTGAGTAATACACGCTAAGTTACCCATCACCATACCAAAACAGTGGAACAACGGTACGGAAATACAGACACGATCTTGTGGGGTCAGGCGAATTGTTTCACCGACAAAATAACCATTATTTAAAATATTATTATGGGTCAGCATGGTCCCTTTCGGGTTGCCTGTCGTGCCTGAAGTAAATTGAATATTAATAGTTTCATCAAACTGTAGTTCAGCAGCAATGCCTTGTAGTTGTTGCTGTTGCTCAACAGAAGGTGTTGGCATAAGATCCGAGAAACGATGAATCCCTTGATGCACTGTATCATCAATTTTAATCACCGTTCTTAAATGCGGGAGTCGACTGGCATGTAGAACATTGTCTGTGGCCTCAGTCAGTTCGGGGGCCAACTGGGTTAAAATTTCTTGGTAGTTACTGGTTTTAAAGTTCGATGCGATAACCAAAGCCTTGCACGACACCTTATTCAGTACATATTCCAACTCATAACTTTTATAAGCTGGATTTAAATTAACCAAAATAATGCCAGCTTTAAAAGCGGCAAATTGAGTAATCGTCCATTCCACACAATTGGGCGACCAAATCCCAATACGATCACCTTTGTGCAGCCCCAGTTTGAGCAAACTACAAGCAAAAGCATCGACTTTTTGTTGCAGCTCCCGATAAGTCAACCGAACCTGTTGATGTAAACTAATAACGGCATCTTGATCAGCATACTGTTGACAAGCTTGATCAAATTGATCCCCAATCGTCATACCCAACAAGGGTGCACTGCTCGGACCTGAGGCATAACTTAATCTTGATGGTGTCATTGAATCCTACTCCTTGATTCTTTATAACTTTCTTACGTTCTACGAATTATTAAAACCATTTTCATTGTTATATGACTTCGATTCATTCCCTGAATCGCCGAAGTAGCACAATGTGCCTTTAAAAGCGCGGTTGAACGTCAGTGCTCAGACTGGCGTTTCACCGCATTGACACAAAAATCGGCGATTTGTTTCACGAAGAAGTCAATGTAGCTTTGATCAAATTTGGCATATTGGGACGGACTGAGCGGTTCAATCACCACAAAAGTCATGGTACTGACCACACACAGCGCAGCGGTATTTAAATCTTGAAATTCAAACTCACCACTGGCCTTCCCCTCAGACAGGATCTCAATAATACTTTCTTTAATCAACTGCTTACTACGAAAACGTTCATGCTCCAATCCTGGATCGACCGGTTCAAACATCAATGAATATGCCAGTTGTGGACTATTCATTGCACGTTTTACAAAGGTCGTTACCGCCTTGCGCAATTTCACTTCTGGCCCCTGCTCACTTTGTGCAATGCTATTCAAAATTTGAATTTCATGCTGGATCGCTGCGGACAGAACCTCAATAAGCACTTGGCTTTTATTTTCAAAGTAACGATATACCAAACCACTTGAAACGCCAGCACGTTCAGCAATCGCTTGTATTTGTGCATCTTTAATCCCACCTGATGCAATCAGTTCACGCGCGGATTGCAAAATCGTTTGACGATTTTGTTCCATTCGTTCCTGCATCAAAGAAGATCTTTTATAGCTCATGGTTTTATTCTCAACTAATCAAAGTAAATTGTAAATCATTTTATGAATAATGATTCACTTTTTTAAAATTTATCTGTATTGTATTCATTAAGCACAAAAAAATGCTTTTCAAGGACTAACAAATACAACGCTTAGGATGAATGCAGATATGAATTTACACAGCATAGACTTCGGTTTAGACGAGACATTAATCGCACTACGTGATTCAGTTGCCGCTTTTTGCGCAAAAGAAATTGCCCCGATTGCTCAAGAAGTCGATCAAAAAAACCTCTTCCCTGCTCATCTTTGGAAAAAAATGGGCGATATGGGATTAATGGGCATGACCGTCAGTGAAGAATACGGTGGTACCAATCTCGGTTATTTAGCACATATCTTGGTGATGCAAGAAATTTCACGTGCTTCAGCCTCGATTGGTCTTTCCTATGGCGCTCATTCTAACCTATGTATTAACCAAATTAATCGAAATGGTAATGAAGAACAAAAACAGCGTTTTTTACCGAAGTTAATTTCAGGTGATTTCGTGGGTGCATTGGCGATGTCAGAACCGAATGCGGGTTCTGATGTGGTCAGTATGAAACTCCGTGCTGAAGATGCGGGCGATCACTTTGTGCTAAATGGCTCGAAAATGTGGATCACCAATGGCGGTGATGCTGATGTACTGGTGGTTTATGCCAAAACTGATTTAAATGCAGGCACCAAAGGCATGACTGCCTTTTTAGTTGAAAAAGACATGCCTGGTTTCAGCCATGGTCACCATTTAGATAAATTGGGCATGCGTGGCTCAAATACTTATCCGTTATTTTTTGACAATGTCAAAGTCCCGAAAGAGAACGTGTTGGGTGGCGTTGGCAATGGCGTAAAAGTATTGATGAGTGGCTTAGACTACGAACGTGCAGTACTCAGCGCAGGTCCTTTAGGCATTATGGATGCTTGCTTAGATGAAGTAATTCCGTATATCCATGACCGCAAACAATTTGGTCAAGCTCTGGGTGAGTTCCAATTGATGCAAGGCAAAATTGCAGATATGTACTCGACTTGGTTGGCATGTAAAGCTTTGGTTTATGCGGTGGGAGCAGCTTGTGATAAAGCTGATCATGCACGCAGTCTACGTAAAGATGCCGCCAGTGCAATTTTATATGCTGCAGAAAAAGCCACGTGGATGGCTGGTGAAGCGGTACAAACCTTGGGTGGCAATGGTTATATCAATGATTACAACACTGGTCGCCTATGGCGCGATGCCAAACTTTATGAAATTGGTGCTGGAACTTCCGAGATTCGACGCATGTTGATTGGACGTGAATTGTTTAACGAAACCAAATAATGCCTAGATCGCGTAGATAAATGCCGCGTCAATAGAGAGATATATTGTATGAACCAACTCAATAGCAAACTAAATACAAGAAGTGATGCGTTTAAAACCAATCAAGCAGCAATGCAAAAAATCGTTGCTGACTTAGCTCAAACCACTGAAAATATTGCACTGGGTGGTGGAGAAGCTGCCCGAGCCAAACATTTGGCGCGAGGTAAATTACTGGCCCGTGATCGCATTAATCAACTGATTGATGCGGGAACTGCTTTTTTAGAAATTGGTCAATTGGCTGCCTATGCTGTTTACGCAGACAATATTCCTGCTGCCGGTGTGGTGGCGGGTGTCGGTCAAGTGCATGGCATTAGCTGCATGATCGTTGCCAATGATGCCACGGTCAAAGGTGGAACCTACTACCCTTTAACCGTGAAAAAACATTTACGTGCACAAGAAATCGCTGAACAAAACCATTTACCGTGTATTTATCTGGTCGATTCAGGCGGTGCTTACTTGCCAATGCAAGATGAGGTTTTTCCAGACCGCGATCATTTTGGCCGTATTTTCTATAATCAAGCGCAAATGTCGAGTAAAGGCATTGCCCAGATTGCCGTGGTGATGGGCAGTTGTACTGCCGGTGGTGCTTATGTACCAGCGATGTCAGACGAAACCATTATTGTACGTAATCAAGGTACGATTTTCCTTGGTGGACCACCGTTAGTCAAAGCGGCAACGGGTGAAGTGGTTAGCAGTGAAGACCTTGGTGGTGGTGATGTACATACCCGACTTTCGGGTGTGGCGGATCATTTGGCTGAAAGTGATGAACATGCCCTACAAATTGCCCGCCAAATTGTGGCCAATTTAAATTTAACACCAAAAACCAATCCTGCAGAAATTGAAGCACCGTTATTTGCTGCTGAAGAACTCTACGGTGTGATTCCAAGTGATGCGCGTAAACCGTTTGATGTGCGTGAAGTGATTGCACGTTTAGTCGATGGTTCACGTTTTGATGAGTTTAAAGCCCGCTTTGGCTCAACCCTCGTCACTGGTTTTGCCAAACTCTATGGCATGCCTGTCGGTATTATTGCCAACAACGGTATTTTATTTTCAGAGTCGGCACAAAAAGGCGCGCACTTTATTGAACTGTGTTGTCAGCGCAAAATTCCCCTGTTGTTTATTCAAAACATCACTGGCTTTATGGTCGGTCGTCAGTATGAAAATGAAGGGATTGCCAAACATGGTGCCAAACTGGTAATGGCGGTTGCCAATGCCAAAGTGCCTAAACTGACCTTGATTATTGGTGGTTCGTTTGGTGCAGGGAATTACGGTATGTGTGGCCGTGCCTATTCACCCCGCTTTTTATGGACTTGGCCAAACTCACGCATCTCAGTGATGGGTGGCGAGCAAGCGGCAAGCGTATTGTCGACCTTAAAACGTGATCAAATTGAAATGAAAGCTGGCACCTGGTCAAGTGAGGAAGAAGATCAATTTAAACAACCGATTCGTGATCAATACGAGCGCCAAGGTCATCCTTATTATGCTTCTGCCCGTCTTTGGGATGACGGTGTCATTGACCCTGCTCAATCTCGACATGTTTTGGGATTAAGTTTAGCCGCAGCCTTGAATGCTCCTATTCAAGACACCCAGTTTGGCGTGTTCCGTATGTAAGAGGTGAGTATGGATTATCAATTTTTACAAGTCGAAATTAAATCACAGGTTGCAAGCGTTTGGCTAAACCGTGGTGAGCTACACAATGCCTTTAACAGTGTGTTGATTGAAGAGTTACATGCTTGCTTTATGCAGTTAAATCAACGTGATGATATTCGTGTGGTGATTTTAGCCGGTCGTGGCAAAAGCTTTTCTGCGGGTGCTGATTTAAATTGGATGAAGCAAGCGGGTATGGCCTCGCCTGCTGACAATCAAGCGGATGCGTTAAAACTGGCTGAGATGCTAAAAGCCATTGCCACCGTTAAACAACCGACGATTGCCCGCGTGCATGGTGTGGCTTTGGGGGGTGGTATGGGCTTGGCATCGGCTTGCGATATCTGTATCGCCAGTGACAATGCACAGTTTGCAACTTCAGAAGTACGTTTAGGTTTAGCACCATCGACCATTAGCCCTTATGTGATTCGCGCCATTGGTGCACGTCAAGCATCCCGTTATTTTTTGACGGCTGAACGGATCAGCGCGACCAAAGCACAAACTTTGGGGCTGGTACATGAAGTGACCACAGTTGATGCGCTCGATGAAAAAGTTGAGCAGATGGTGCAAGCTCTCTTATTGGGTGGACCAGAAGCGCAAGCTGCATCGAAACACCTGATTCAACTGGTTGAACAACATCCGCTCGACAATCAATTGTTGTTGCAAACAGCACAGCATATTGCACAACTGCGTCAGGGTGCAGAAGCCAAAGATGGCCTCACTGCTTTTTTAAATAAACAAGCACCTGCATGGATCATGTCAGCAGCAGAACAACAATAAGGATTTTAAAATGTTTGAAAAAATACTGATTGCCAATCGCGGAGAAATCGCCTGTCGTGTGATCCGCACAGCCAAAAAATTGGGCATCGCGACCGTTGCGGTTTATTCGGATGCCGATGCTAAGTCACAACATGTTAAACAAGCAGATGAAGCCATTTATATTGGCGAATCCCCGGCTGCGCAAAGCTATTTACAAATTGACCGAATTATTCAAGCGGCATTGGCCACTGGCGCACAAGCGATCCATCCTGGTTATGGCTTTTTATCTGAAAATGATCAATTCGCACTGGCCTGCGAAAAAAATGGTTTGGTGTTTATCGGACCACCTGTCGCTGCAATTTTAGCGATGGGGCTCAAAGCCACTTCTAAAGCCTTGATGGAAAAAGCGGGCGTGCCACTGACACCGGGTTATCACGGTGCCAATCAAGATGCTGATTTTCTCAAACAGCAAGCCAACAACATTGGCTATCCGGTGCTGATCAAAGCCAGTGCTGGTGGTGGTGGTAAAGGCATGCGTTTGGTCGAGTCTGAACAAGATTTTCTCAGCTCATTGGCTTCATGTAAAAGCGAAGCACGCTCAAGCTTCGGCAATGATGATGTTTTAGTCGAACGCTATGTGGTCAATCCACGCCACATCGAAGTCCAAGTTTTTGCTGACACACACGGCAATTGTGTACATTTATTTGAACGTGATTGTTCTGTACAACGTCGTCATCAAAAAGTGCTGGAAGAAGCGCCTGCGCCGTTAATGGCTGAAGTGAAGCTAGAAAGTATGC from Acinetobacter pullicarnis encodes the following:
- a CDS encoding AMP-binding protein codes for the protein MTPSRLSYASGPSSAPLLGMTIGDQFDQACQQYADQDAVISLHQQVRLTYRELQQKVDAFACSLLKLGLHKGDRIGIWSPNCVEWTITQFAAFKAGIILVNLNPAYKSYELEYVLNKVSCKALVIASNFKTSNYQEILTQLAPELTEATDNVLHASRLPHLRTVIKIDDTVHQGIHRFSDLMPTPSVEQQQQLQGIAAELQFDETINIQFTSGTTGNPKGTMLTHNNILNNGYFVGETIRLTPQDRVCISVPLFHCFGMVMGNLACITHGSAMIYPSAVFNPLESLKAIQQEKCTAAYGVPTMFIGILEHEQFDQFDLSSLRTGIMAGSPCPREIMQRVIDRMHMKDITICYGMTETAPVSVQSSTFDSLECRVATVGRVHPHLEIKIVDEQDKIVPRNQLGELCVRGYSVMQGYWDDEEKTTEVIDNTKWMHTGDIAEMDDQGFIKIKGRIKDVVIRGGENLFPKEIEDFLYTHPDISDVQVVGIPDARYGEELCACIILHEHHQTDIDSIRKYCAAHISHNKVPKYVRFFDEFPMTASGKAQKFKLREFMCDELNLINEFS
- a CDS encoding TetR/AcrR family transcriptional regulator — its product is MSYKRSSLMQERMEQNRQTILQSARELIASGGIKDAQIQAIAERAGVSSGLVYRYFENKSQVLIEVLSAAIQHEIQILNSIAQSEQGPEVKLRKAVTTFVKRAMNSPQLAYSLMFEPVDPGLEHERFRSKQLIKESIIEILSEGKASGEFEFQDLNTAALCVVSTMTFVVIEPLSPSQYAKFDQSYIDFFVKQIADFCVNAVKRQSEH
- a CDS encoding AMP-binding protein; this translates as MTQLGLSYATGLNDQALLGMSIGEKFDQACQQYADQAAVISVHQNIRLSYAELQQQVDAFACSLIALGFEKGDRLAIWSFNCVEWTITQFAAAKVGIILVNLNPAYKRSELEYVLNKVSCKGIVIAPSFKSMDYQAVLTQLAPELNTTIGQTENKQLSLQRLPHLKFVIKMDDVPHPAIHRFSDLIGSPTTAQLQQLQAIAAKLQSDEVINIQFTSGTTGSPKATMLTHHNILNNGYFSGKTMHLHAQDRVCITVPLFHCFAMVVGNLACMTHGAAMVYPSTGFDPLAVLNTVEQEKCTALYGVPTMFIAILEHPQFEQFDLSSLRTGVMGGSLCPREVMQRVIDRMHMKEVTICYGMTELSPTCTQTSIHDSLEARVNSVGRVHPHLEIKIINEQGEVIPYGQLGELCVRGYSVMQGYWEDTEKTNEVINAENWMHTGDIAEMDDQGLIKIKGRIKDVVIRGGENLYPKEIEDFLYTHPNISDVQVVGLPDARYGEELCACIILHDQDKSDHESIRQFCNEHLARSKVPKYVHFLEAFPMTASGKAQKFKLREMLCDEMNLESAFS
- a CDS encoding carboxyl transferase domain-containing protein: MNQLNSKLNTRSDAFKTNQAAMQKIVADLAQTTENIALGGGEAARAKHLARGKLLARDRINQLIDAGTAFLEIGQLAAYAVYADNIPAAGVVAGVGQVHGISCMIVANDATVKGGTYYPLTVKKHLRAQEIAEQNHLPCIYLVDSGGAYLPMQDEVFPDRDHFGRIFYNQAQMSSKGIAQIAVVMGSCTAGGAYVPAMSDETIIVRNQGTIFLGGPPLVKAATGEVVSSEDLGGGDVHTRLSGVADHLAESDEHALQIARQIVANLNLTPKTNPAEIEAPLFAAEELYGVIPSDARKPFDVREVIARLVDGSRFDEFKARFGSTLVTGFAKLYGMPVGIIANNGILFSESAQKGAHFIELCCQRKIPLLFIQNITGFMVGRQYENEGIAKHGAKLVMAVANAKVPKLTLIIGGSFGAGNYGMCGRAYSPRFLWTWPNSRISVMGGEQAASVLSTLKRDQIEMKAGTWSSEEEDQFKQPIRDQYERQGHPYYASARLWDDGVIDPAQSRHVLGLSLAAALNAPIQDTQFGVFRM
- a CDS encoding enoyl-CoA hydratase/isomerase family protein, producing MDYQFLQVEIKSQVASVWLNRGELHNAFNSVLIEELHACFMQLNQRDDIRVVILAGRGKSFSAGADLNWMKQAGMASPADNQADALKLAEMLKAIATVKQPTIARVHGVALGGGMGLASACDICIASDNAQFATSEVRLGLAPSTISPYVIRAIGARQASRYFLTAERISATKAQTLGLVHEVTTVDALDEKVEQMVQALLLGGPEAQAASKHLIQLVEQHPLDNQLLLQTAQHIAQLRQGAEAKDGLTAFLNKQAPAWIMSAAEQQ
- a CDS encoding isovaleryl-CoA dehydrogenase, producing MNLHSIDFGLDETLIALRDSVAAFCAKEIAPIAQEVDQKNLFPAHLWKKMGDMGLMGMTVSEEYGGTNLGYLAHILVMQEISRASASIGLSYGAHSNLCINQINRNGNEEQKQRFLPKLISGDFVGALAMSEPNAGSDVVSMKLRAEDAGDHFVLNGSKMWITNGGDADVLVVYAKTDLNAGTKGMTAFLVEKDMPGFSHGHHLDKLGMRGSNTYPLFFDNVKVPKENVLGGVGNGVKVLMSGLDYERAVLSAGPLGIMDACLDEVIPYIHDRKQFGQALGEFQLMQGKIADMYSTWLACKALVYAVGAACDKADHARSLRKDAASAILYAAEKATWMAGEAVQTLGGNGYINDYNTGRLWRDAKLYEIGAGTSEIRRMLIGRELFNETK